ACTTCGCCAGCTTCACCGCCCCGATCCGGACGGCCCTGCTGGAATGCTGCCGGTTCAAGTGGGAGAAGATCAGCCCGGTCATCTTCGGCTCGCTCTTTCAGGAGATCATGGCCCCGCGCGACCGACGGCAGATCGGGGCGCACTACACCAGCGAACGCGACATCCTCAAGCTCGTTCGCAGCCTCTTCCTCGACAAGCTGCGTGCCGAACTCGATAACTGTCATGGCACGAAGGAGTATGAAAGGTTCATCAAGAAGCTTTGCACGTTGAAATTCCTCGACCCAGCATGCGGCACGGGCAATTTTCTCATTCTCAGCTATCGCGAACTCCGGCGATTGGAACTCGATGCACTATCGAGAATGACTGGTGAAGTCGAGGCAACCGATCAGATGTTGATCAACACTCGACTAAGCGTCGACCAGTTCTACGGCATCGAGATCGAAGAGTGGCCTGCCCTCATCGCCGAGGTCGGCATGTGGTTGATGGACCACCAGATGAACAACGAGATGTTCAAGCGGTTCGGCAGCGCCTCTCCGACGATCCCGCTGAAGACCTCGCCGACCATTCGGCACGGCAACGCGCTGCAACTCGACTGGAACGACGTCCTGCCGGCCAAGCAGTGCAGCTAAATCCTCGGCAACCCGCCGTTCGTGGGGCACCAGTGGCGAACCGAACCGCAGCAGAAGGACATGCGGACAATCTGGGGCAACGCAGGGGCGTATCGACGGCTCGACTACGTCACTGCGTGGTACGCCAAAGCAATCGATTACATCGGCGAAACGAAAGCACTTACCGCATTCGTTTCCACGAACAGCATCACGCAAGGCGAGCAGGCAGCAACGCTCGGCCGATTTCTGATCGATCAAGACGTGACGATCTTCTTCGCCCATCGCACGTTCGCGTGGGAGAGCGAAGCAAGAGGTGGCGCGCATGTCCACGTTGTGATCATTGGATTTGGTGTCGGCAACGTTGATCGCCAGAAGGTGATCTTCGACTACGCGACGTTGAAAGGTCCACCACAAGCAACGACTGCATCGAACATCAATCCCTACCTGATCGACGGCGCGAACGTCGTGCTTCCGGCAAGAGCGTCAGTGCCCGAGGGCGTGCTTCGGATGACCAAGGGGAGCCAACCGACCGACGGTGGTCATCTGATCTTCACGAGTGAAGAGCGCGATTCCTTCCTTGCGGAAGCACCGCAAGCAAGGGACTGGATGCGCCCTTACGTTGGTGGTAAAGACTTGATCAATGGCGACCATCGCTGGTGTCTGTGGCTCAAAGACGTGAGTCCGTCAGAACTTAGAGCTAGCGATGCAGTCATGGAACGATTGCGCTTGGTAAGCGAATCACGAGCGAAGAGTCCGACGGCCAGCGTTCGGGAGTACGCACGGACACCAGCGCTTTTCACGCAGGATCGACAGCCTGCCGTCGAATTCATTGCGGTGCCTGAAGTTTCATCTGAACGACGGCTTTACATCCCGATGGCGATCCTCTCCCCCGACATCATCGCGAGCAACAAGCTACAGATGATCGTCGGCGGATCGGTCTATCTCTTTGGGCTTCTGATGTCGGCGATGCACATGGCGTGGGTCAACCAAATCTGTGGCCGACTCAAATCAGACATCAGTTATGCTCCATCGGTCTACCACAATTTCCCTCGGCCCGCGGGCGGCAAGGTCGGGGGAGACGACGGCATCTCGAAGAAGCACCATGCGGTAGTCGAAGCCGCGGCCGAGTCTGTGTTGGCAGCGCGGGACAACCACCCGGACGCCACCCTCGCCGACCTCTACGACCCGCTGGCCATGCCAGCCGACCTCGCCAAGGCCCACGCCGCCCTCGACAAGGCCGTCGACCGCTGTTACCGCCCCCAACCCTTCCCCGACGAACGCCGCCGCTTCGAACACCTCTTCGCCCTCCACGAAAAGCTCGTCCACCCCCTGACGGCCCGGGCGTGACACCCGCGTCGCACAGCGGCCCGATCCGGGACGTATAACTACCTGTGGAACACGAGGTCGAAAACGTCACGATCATCGGTAGCGGCCCTGCCGCCTTCACGGCTGCCATCTACGCCGCCCGGGCCGAGCTCAAGCCGCTGGAGTATGAAGGGGCGATCACCGAGGAGAACCGCCTCGCCGGGACGTTGCCGCTGGGGCAGCTCAACTGGACGACGGAGGTCGAGAATTTCCCCGGCTTCCCCGACGGCATTCAGGGGCCGGACCTGATGCTCAAGATGCGCGAGCAGGCCGTGCGGTACGGCACGCGGATTGTCACGCAGGACGTCACCGAGCTGGACCTCTCGGAGCGGCCGTTCAAGCTCAAGGGCTCCGACGGCAAGGAGTGGAAGAGCCGCACCGTCATCATCGCGACCGGTGCCAGCGCGAGGTACCTCGACATCCCGGGAGAGCGCGAGTTCGCCAACAAGGGCGTGAGTGCCTGCGCGGTCTGCGACGGTGCCCTTCCGCGGTTCCGTGGCAAGAGCCTCGTGGTCGTCGGCGGCGGTGACACGGCGGCGGAGGAGGCGACCTACCTGACCAAGTTTGCCGATCACATCCACCTGCTCGTCCGTCGCGGCGAGATGCGGGCAAGCAAGGTCATGCAGCAGCGCGTCTTCGACAACGACAAAATCACCGTCCACTGGCACACCAAGCCGCTGGAAGTCCTCGGCACGGACGCTGACGGCGTGACAGGCGTTAAGGTCGAAAAGAGCGAAGTCGGCGACGTCCAGACCATCGACTGCGTCGGCGTCTTCGTCGCGATCGGACACCGTCCCAACACGGCGTTCCTGGCCGACCAGGTCCACATGGAAGAAGGGTTTGTCAAGCTGACGGACCCGTTCCACACGTTCACCAGCGTCGAAGGCGTCTTCGCCGCCGGCGACGTTGCCGACCCGACCTACAAGCAGGCCGTCACCGCGGCGGGCATGGGCTGCAAGGCGGCGCTGGATGCGGAGCACTTCCTGGCGTCGAAGGGTGAGGTGTAAGAGACTGCTGAAAGAGGAGGTCTGAGTGCGGAACGCCAGACCGGTCCATCCTCACGGGACTCATCCGCGACTGGTGCTGGCGTACGCGTCGCCATCTCCAAAGAGGGTTTTGTCGACTGCCGACCGGCGAGCGCGACGCTTGCGGTTCGTCGCGATGACCGGAGCTGTACTTCCGGTGGTCGCGCTGGGTGCACGGCTGCTGCGCGATTGGAACACAGGTTTGGCTCTAGCTCTCGCAGTCGGGACGATGGCATTAGCTGCGGAGACCGGTTGGTTCGGGAGCCGCTTGCTTTTAACGATGCGTCGACGAGAGATCGACGGCCTCTGGTGCCGCGCGGCAATCG
This genomic window from Planctomycetota bacterium contains:
- a CDS encoding type IIL restriction-modification enzyme MmeI → MSKKHHAVVEAAAESVLAARDNHPDATLADLYDPLAMPADLAKAHAALDKAVDRCYRPQPFPDERRRFEHLFALHEKLVHPLTARA
- the trxB gene encoding thioredoxin-disulfide reductase, translated to MEHEVENVTIIGSGPAAFTAAIYAARAELKPLEYEGAITEENRLAGTLPLGQLNWTTEVENFPGFPDGIQGPDLMLKMREQAVRYGTRIVTQDVTELDLSERPFKLKGSDGKEWKSRTVIIATGASARYLDIPGEREFANKGVSACAVCDGALPRFRGKSLVVVGGGDTAAEEATYLTKFADHIHLLVRRGEMRASKVMQQRVFDNDKITVHWHTKPLEVLGTDADGVTGVKVEKSEVGDVQTIDCVGVFVAIGHRPNTAFLADQVHMEEGFVKLTDPFHTFTSVEGVFAAGDVADPTYKQAVTAAGMGCKAALDAEHFLASKGEV